One Limisphaerales bacterium DNA window includes the following coding sequences:
- the lpxB gene encoding lipid-A-disaccharide synthase: MSARRIMFMAGETSGDTLAVELLEALRKEGGEVEAFGAGGPRMQAAGVDLALDLTEHAVVGIWEAVRNYGKFKGFFDQLLDLAFERKPDAIICIDNPGFNLRFVRALRQRAAGTDWRPRIIYYISPQLWAWHSSRVHQIARDVDLLLSIFPFEKEWYARRAPGLPVEFVGHPLCDRYPDLEFREPDELHDPPRLLLLPGSRAKEISRHLPVMAGAARKLNAEPMIVFPNDSIAAQARLLTPAVADWDLRIGGLHEALAEADVAIASSGTVTLECAWFRVPTVVLYKTSWVTYLLGRLFVKVKHIAMPNVLAGREVFPEFIQRAATPNNLTREANRFVEDSARRKTLRADLNQIAQSLGQKGAPLRAAKAVLRLLDEG; the protein is encoded by the coding sequence ATGAGCGCCCGTCGCATCATGTTCATGGCTGGCGAAACCAGCGGCGACACGCTGGCGGTTGAGTTGCTCGAGGCGTTGCGCAAAGAGGGCGGCGAAGTGGAAGCGTTCGGCGCGGGCGGCCCCAGAATGCAAGCCGCCGGCGTGGATCTCGCGCTGGATTTGACCGAGCACGCGGTGGTCGGTATTTGGGAGGCCGTCCGGAATTACGGTAAATTCAAGGGCTTCTTTGATCAGCTCCTTGACCTCGCATTTGAGCGCAAGCCCGACGCGATCATTTGCATCGATAATCCCGGATTCAATTTACGCTTCGTGCGCGCCCTGCGCCAACGCGCCGCCGGGACCGATTGGCGGCCGCGAATTATTTATTACATCAGCCCGCAACTTTGGGCGTGGCATTCCTCGCGAGTGCATCAAATCGCCCGCGACGTCGATTTGTTGCTCAGCATTTTTCCGTTTGAAAAAGAATGGTACGCCCGGCGCGCGCCCGGGTTACCGGTCGAGTTTGTCGGCCATCCGCTGTGCGATCGTTATCCGGATTTGGAATTTCGCGAACCGGATGAGCTGCACGATCCACCGCGGCTGTTACTTCTTCCCGGAAGTCGCGCCAAGGAAATCAGCCGCCATCTCCCCGTGATGGCCGGCGCTGCGCGCAAGTTGAACGCCGAGCCAATGATCGTATTCCCCAACGATTCGATCGCCGCGCAAGCGCGCCTATTGACTCCCGCCGTGGCTGATTGGGATCTGCGCATCGGCGGGCTGCACGAAGCCCTCGCCGAGGCCGACGTTGCGATTGCTTCTTCCGGCACCGTCACCCTCGAATGTGCGTGGTTCCGCGTGCCCACGGTGGTGCTTTATAAAACTTCTTGGGTGACTTATCTGCTCGGCCGCTTGTTCGTGAAAGTCAAACACATCGCCATGCCCAACGTATTGGCTGGGCGTGAGGTGTTTCCCGAATTCATCCAACGCGCCGCCACGCCTAATAATCTCACGCGGGAAGCCAATCGTTTTGTTGAGGATTCCGCGCGCCGCAAAACCCTTCGCGCCGATCTCAATCAAATCGCCCAAAGCCTCGGACAAAAAGGCGCACCGCTCCGGGCGGCCAAGGCAGTGTTGCGCTTGTTGGATGAGGGTTAG
- a CDS encoding DUF1553 domain-containing protein, with protein sequence MDCRTKTNQMIRAFSVLGFIAVLAQGAITPPLSTAEQVENHWAFQPVEKIVPPKVKHSNRARTPVDLFVLARLEAKGWEPSLRADRRTLIRRAYLDLTGLAPSFAEVQTFVSDDSPEAWPKLIDRLLASPHYGERWARHWLDVARYADNKGYVGVGVDRLYPYSYTYRDYVVRAFNEDLPYNRFVLEQMAADQLDLGEDKRPLAAMGYLTLGRRFLNRQDDIIDDRIDVVTRGFMAITVTCARCHDHKYDPIPTADYYSLHGVFASSHEPKELPLLGKGSLPPQHAAYLKERKRQQAVIDQLIRDTYAKGRAELRRRAGGYLAAVHDVKTRGLDKKAAVQLLTKRKLNIVSALNWQRALARWKVEKHPVFLAWHQLEGAGNPLVQRATNRTAQLKIYSDLFVEVERKWIALRKENPNAVALVDPNWEAIRQVLHAKGTPADVPETLAEGDPNSLLFGQRNTLKNRRSSLGKLAATHPGAPPRAHVLLDNPRATEPYIFVRGNKGNRGATVPRRFLEHFSPDRKSFTQGSGRLELARAIVDPQNPLTARVLVNRVWAHHFGHGLVATPSDFGLRAQPPSHPLLLDWLAARFVSEGWSIKKLQRQIMLSATYQQSSNIRPEYLRVDPANSLLWKMNRQRLTFEAMRDGILQASGQLDRTLGGRPVNITQHPSPPRRTVYGFIDRQNLPALFRTFDFANPDTHCPKRYENTVPQQALFLMNSPFLAAQSEKIRVSITIKAPYGQAQVKSLYQRILQREPTELELLDALKFLIRSDGIDQSNAFNQLAQILFLSNEFGFVD encoded by the coding sequence ATGGATTGCCGAACAAAAACCAATCAAATGATTCGGGCCTTTTCAGTTTTAGGGTTTATAGCTGTCCTCGCGCAGGGTGCCATCACGCCCCCATTATCGACCGCCGAACAGGTGGAAAACCACTGGGCATTTCAGCCGGTGGAAAAAATTGTACCGCCCAAAGTGAAGCATTCAAACCGAGCGCGCACGCCGGTAGACCTGTTTGTGCTGGCTCGGTTGGAGGCCAAGGGTTGGGAGCCTTCCCTGCGGGCGGATCGGCGCACTTTAATTCGGCGTGCTTATCTGGACCTCACTGGTTTGGCCCCGTCGTTTGCGGAGGTGCAAACGTTTGTTTCGGATGATTCACCGGAGGCGTGGCCCAAGCTCATAGATCGACTGCTTGCTTCCCCGCATTACGGCGAACGCTGGGCACGGCATTGGCTCGATGTGGCACGGTATGCAGACAACAAGGGCTACGTGGGAGTGGGCGTTGATCGGCTCTATCCGTATTCGTACACATATCGCGATTACGTCGTGCGTGCGTTTAATGAAGATCTCCCGTACAATCGTTTTGTTCTCGAACAAATGGCCGCCGACCAACTTGATCTTGGGGAAGACAAACGTCCGCTCGCGGCAATGGGATATCTCACTTTGGGCCGGCGGTTTTTGAATCGGCAAGACGATATTATTGATGACCGTATCGACGTGGTGACGCGCGGATTTATGGCAATCACGGTCACCTGCGCGCGCTGTCATGATCACAAGTATGACCCCATTCCAACGGCAGATTATTACTCACTTCATGGCGTGTTCGCCAGCAGTCATGAGCCGAAGGAATTGCCGTTGCTCGGGAAAGGATCGCTGCCGCCACAGCACGCGGCATATTTGAAGGAGCGGAAACGCCAGCAAGCGGTCATTGATCAATTAATCCGCGACACTTACGCCAAAGGACGCGCGGAATTGCGGCGTCGAGCAGGTGGCTACCTCGCGGCTGTTCACGATGTGAAAACACGGGGGCTCGACAAAAAAGCTGCTGTGCAGTTGCTTACCAAACGAAAGCTAAACATTGTTTCCGCATTGAATTGGCAGCGCGCACTGGCGAGGTGGAAGGTGGAAAAACATCCCGTGTTTCTCGCCTGGCACCAATTGGAGGGGGCGGGGAATCCATTGGTGCAACGGGCGACGAATCGCACGGCGCAGTTGAAGATTTACAGTGACTTGTTTGTGGAAGTGGAGCGTAAATGGATTGCACTGCGTAAGGAAAACCCAAATGCGGTCGCGTTAGTTGATCCAAACTGGGAAGCCATCCGACAAGTGTTGCACGCGAAGGGGACTCCTGCCGATGTGCCCGAGACGTTGGCCGAGGGGGACCCAAACAGCTTGCTGTTCGGCCAACGCAATACATTGAAAAACCGCCGCAGCAGTTTAGGTAAACTCGCCGCGACGCATCCGGGTGCGCCGCCACGGGCCCACGTTTTGCTGGATAATCCGCGGGCAACGGAGCCATACATTTTTGTGCGGGGAAATAAAGGCAATCGTGGCGCAACAGTGCCGAGGCGGTTTCTCGAGCATTTTTCTCCAGATCGAAAGTCCTTCACCCAAGGCAGCGGAAGGCTGGAATTGGCGCGGGCGATTGTGGATCCCCAAAACCCACTCACCGCGCGGGTGCTGGTGAACCGCGTGTGGGCGCATCACTTTGGCCATGGACTGGTTGCCACCCCCAGCGATTTTGGCCTGCGCGCACAACCGCCTTCGCACCCGCTGTTGCTTGATTGGTTAGCCGCGCGTTTTGTGAGTGAGGGTTGGTCTATTAAAAAACTTCAACGGCAAATCATGCTTTCCGCCACCTATCAACAGTCCAGCAATATTCGGCCGGAATACCTCCGCGTTGATCCCGCCAATTCGTTGTTGTGGAAAATGAACCGGCAACGGCTCACCTTTGAGGCGATGCGCGACGGCATTTTACAGGCCAGCGGCCAGCTTGATCGCACGCTGGGAGGCAGGCCGGTGAACATTACTCAGCATCCATCCCCACCACGCCGCACGGTGTATGGATTCATCGACCGCCAAAATTTACCTGCGCTGTTTCGAACTTTTGATTTTGCCAACCCGGATACGCATTGCCCTAAACGGTATGAAAACACCGTGCCGCAACAGGCATTATTTTTAATGAACAGCCCTTTTCTTGCGGCACAATCGGAGAAGATACGTGTGTCGATCACGATCAAGGCACCGTACGGCCAGGCGCAAGTGAAGAGTTTGTACCAGAGGATTTTGCAGCGCGAACCGACTGAATTGGAACTTTTAGACGCCTTAAAATTTCTGATCCGTTCTGATGGAATTGATCAAAGCAATGCCTTCAATCAATTAGCGCAGATCTTATTTCTTTCCAATGAATTTGGGTTTGTAGATTAA
- a CDS encoding redox-sensing transcriptional repressor Rex, which produces MAAKKNGRNARPEIPRKTVYRLSIYTRCLQRLLANGIQTVSSEALAGAAGVKSPQLRKDLAYFGQFGTRGLGYDVEQLIQMIADLLGTDHLQPVVLVGVGNLGKALLSYRGFEKEGFGVHAAFDVQHDRQRDKRVKQPILPMEKLSWYITENHVRMAILCVPPEEAQEVTNDLVAAGVTGIMNFAPTVLQVPDEVTVNNVNMAIELENLSYFIQQ; this is translated from the coding sequence ATGGCTGCAAAAAAAAATGGGCGCAATGCGCGACCGGAAATTCCGCGTAAAACGGTTTATCGATTGTCGATTTATACGCGTTGTTTGCAGCGGCTGTTGGCCAATGGAATTCAAACCGTCAGCAGCGAGGCGTTGGCGGGAGCGGCCGGAGTGAAATCGCCGCAATTGCGCAAGGATCTGGCGTACTTCGGCCAATTCGGCACGCGCGGGTTGGGCTACGATGTGGAACAACTCATTCAGATGATCGCGGATTTACTGGGCACGGATCATCTGCAGCCGGTGGTCTTGGTCGGCGTTGGCAATCTGGGCAAGGCGTTGCTCTCGTATCGCGGCTTCGAAAAGGAAGGGTTTGGTGTGCACGCGGCATTTGATGTGCAGCACGATCGCCAGCGGGACAAGCGGGTGAAACAACCGATCTTACCGATGGAAAAACTGAGTTGGTACATCACTGAAAATCACGTGCGGATGGCCATTCTTTGTGTGCCGCCGGAGGAGGCTCAGGAAGTGACCAATGATTTGGTGGCGGCGGGCGTAACGGGGATTATGAATTTTGCGCCCACCGTGTTGCAGGTGCCTGACGAGGTGACGGTGAATAATGTGAACATGGCCATCGAATTGGAAAACCTCAGCTACTTTATTCAACAGTAA
- a CDS encoding DUF59 domain-containing protein, translating into MESVELKRDCDAVQIPGGDTITLGKGTGVDIIQTLGGTYTVRAGVGLFRVGAQDADALGLDVAAAAGADAADGPVTVESVLAMLKQCYDPEIPVNIVDLGLVYDTALGEGSEGTEVSVKMTLTAQGCGMGPTIAADAQSKILTLEGVASADVEIVWDPPWNQGMISDAGRETLGM; encoded by the coding sequence ATGGAATCGGTTGAGCTTAAACGTGACTGTGATGCAGTACAAATACCCGGCGGTGACACCATTACGCTCGGCAAAGGGACGGGGGTGGACATCATTCAAACTCTTGGCGGCACATACACCGTGCGAGCAGGGGTGGGGCTATTTCGGGTTGGCGCGCAGGATGCTGATGCGCTTGGGCTCGACGTGGCCGCGGCGGCTGGCGCTGATGCAGCTGATGGGCCGGTGACTGTCGAAAGCGTGCTCGCGATGTTGAAGCAATGTTACGATCCGGAGATCCCTGTGAACATCGTCGACCTCGGTCTTGTTTATGATACCGCTTTGGGGGAAGGCAGCGAAGGCACGGAAGTATCCGTGAAGATGACGCTCACCGCTCAAGGTTGCGGCATGGGCCCCACGATCGCGGCGGATGCTCAAAGCAAAATTCTTACGCTCGAGGGCGTGGCTTCCGCTGATGTGGAAATTGTTTGGGATCCGCCGTGGAACCAAGGCATGATCAGCGATGCGGGTCGTGAGACGCTTGGGATGTAG
- a CDS encoding ABC transporter permease has protein sequence MNKMLLIASNEFSAFVRSKAFIISVLFAPAIMGVSVLIQKAANDHVDTTERKFAIIDSSGQLANPLITAAHARNDALAATTDRQALGGPFTPELAQGHPLPELRLKLSERIRSGNLFAFIEIPANILQTNATPDAVRYFSDEPTYRDLPRWLKQTLTAEVRDRRFASARISHAARQLFRQLDVSVNIEPMGLVELHSQSGQIEDAQKVDKIRAFIVPIALMVLMYVIVLTSTPNILNSVLEEKMSRISEVLLGSVSPTHLMLGKLIGCLWIAAILAFLYLGSALTAAHYHGYGDAVPPALLAWFAAYLLLAIFFFGSLFIAIGAACTDIKSAQAAMMPVMMLVIMPLMAFPIILKNPNGNLAVGLSLFPPATPLIMTLRIALQPGPPLWQPILALVLTCGTTLGIVWAAGKVFRTGILMQGKSASLREMLRWVLAK, from the coding sequence ATGAATAAAATGCTCCTCATCGCGAGCAACGAATTCTCGGCGTTCGTCCGCTCCAAAGCCTTTATCATCAGCGTGCTCTTCGCGCCGGCGATCATGGGCGTTTCCGTGCTCATCCAAAAAGCGGCGAACGACCACGTGGACACCACCGAACGGAAATTTGCCATCATTGATTCCAGTGGTCAACTGGCCAACCCACTCATCACGGCAGCCCACGCACGGAATGATGCACTCGCGGCCACGACCGATCGCCAAGCGCTGGGCGGCCCCTTCACACCAGAGCTTGCCCAAGGCCACCCATTGCCTGAACTTCGCCTCAAATTATCCGAACGCATTCGGAGCGGGAACCTCTTTGCCTTTATCGAAATCCCCGCGAACATTTTACAAACCAACGCGACACCGGACGCCGTCCGCTATTTTTCCGATGAGCCCACCTATCGCGACCTACCGCGCTGGTTGAAGCAAACCCTCACCGCCGAAGTCCGTGACCGGCGTTTTGCCAGCGCACGCATCTCCCACGCGGCTCGCCAATTGTTTCGCCAGTTGGATGTTTCAGTGAACATCGAACCTATGGGGCTGGTGGAACTCCATTCCCAATCCGGCCAAATTGAAGACGCCCAAAAAGTCGACAAAATCCGCGCCTTCATCGTTCCCATTGCGTTGATGGTTTTGATGTATGTCATCGTACTCACCAGCACCCCCAACATCCTCAACTCCGTGCTTGAAGAAAAAATGAGCCGCATTAGCGAAGTCCTTCTCGGCTCCGTTTCGCCCACCCATTTGATGCTCGGCAAACTCATCGGCTGCCTGTGGATCGCTGCCATTCTTGCCTTCCTTTATCTCGGCAGCGCGCTGACCGCCGCCCACTATCACGGCTATGGCGATGCCGTGCCCCCGGCGCTCCTCGCCTGGTTTGCCGCGTATCTGCTGCTTGCCATTTTCTTTTTCGGATCCCTCTTCATCGCCATCGGCGCGGCCTGTACTGATATCAAAAGTGCTCAAGCCGCGATGATGCCCGTAATGATGCTGGTCATCATGCCGCTAATGGCTTTCCCCATTATTTTGAAGAACCCAAACGGCAACCTCGCTGTGGGGCTCTCTTTGTTTCCACCTGCCACGCCCTTGATCATGACCCTCCGCATCGCCCTCCAGCCCGGGCCGCCGCTTTGGCAACCCATTCTCGCGCTGGTGCTCACTTGTGGAACCACGCTGGGCATTGTTTGGGCGGCAGGCAAAGTGTTTCGCACCGGGATCCTGATGCAGGGAAAATCCGCCAGCCTCCGCGAAATGTTGCGCTGGGTTCTAGCGAAATAA
- a CDS encoding DUF1501 domain-containing protein encodes MGNHPFNLEHLGYTRRDFLARAGIGLGALGLGGMLAEANPLSPKASHFRPRAKRIIHLFMNGGPSHVDTFDPKPALAKYAGKMLPTPNLPTERKTGAALPSPYKFKRHGQSGLPVSEIFPHTAKHMDDICVLRSLRADVPNHEPSLMLMNCGESIVTRPSVGSWLTYGLGTENQNLPGFIAMCPGYPIQESQNWQCSFLPGAFQGTYIDTRKRKVEDLIQHIRNPRMTLEQQRRQLDLLRRINKRHAKARQNEAQLEARIHSFELAYRMQMEASDAFDINREPKRIRELYGNTTQARQILIARRLVERGVRYVQVWHGDSQPWDNHDDIEVNHRNLARQCDQAIGALLTDLKQRGLLEDTLVMWGGEFGRTPTVELPKAGSNAGKINGRDHNHHGFSMWLAGGGVRGGMAYGATDEFGFKAVENEMHVHDLHATILHLMGFDHERLTFRHAGRDFRLTDVHGNVAHEIIS; translated from the coding sequence ATGGGGAATCATCCCTTCAATTTGGAACATCTCGGCTACACGCGCCGGGATTTTTTAGCGCGCGCCGGCATTGGGCTTGGCGCACTTGGGTTGGGCGGCATGCTGGCCGAGGCGAATCCGCTGTCGCCCAAGGCATCGCACTTCCGGCCGCGCGCCAAGCGCATCATTCATTTATTTATGAACGGCGGGCCATCACACGTGGACACGTTTGATCCCAAACCGGCCTTGGCAAAGTACGCCGGCAAAATGTTGCCGACCCCTAATTTACCCACCGAACGGAAGACCGGTGCGGCGTTGCCTTCGCCGTACAAATTTAAGCGGCACGGCCAAAGCGGTTTGCCGGTGAGCGAGATTTTTCCGCATACGGCGAAGCATATGGATGATATTTGCGTACTGCGCAGTTTGCGCGCGGATGTGCCCAATCACGAACCGTCGTTGATGCTGATGAACTGCGGCGAATCCATTGTCACCCGACCGAGCGTGGGATCCTGGCTCACGTACGGATTGGGTACGGAAAACCAAAACCTGCCGGGCTTCATTGCGATGTGCCCCGGTTATCCGATTCAGGAATCTCAAAACTGGCAGTGCTCGTTTTTGCCCGGGGCATTTCAAGGGACTTATATCGATACGCGCAAACGCAAGGTTGAAGATTTAATCCAGCACATCCGTAATCCGCGAATGACGCTGGAACAACAACGGCGGCAGCTGGATTTGTTGCGCCGCATAAATAAACGTCACGCGAAGGCGCGCCAAAATGAAGCGCAGCTTGAAGCACGCATTCATTCCTTTGAGCTCGCGTACCGTATGCAGATGGAAGCGAGCGATGCGTTTGACATCAATCGCGAGCCAAAACGCATCCGCGAATTATACGGCAACACCACGCAGGCGCGGCAAATTCTCATCGCTCGGCGGCTGGTGGAACGCGGGGTGCGCTACGTGCAGGTTTGGCACGGTGACAGCCAGCCGTGGGATAATCACGATGACATTGAGGTGAATCATCGCAATCTTGCCAGGCAATGTGATCAGGCAATTGGGGCGTTACTGACTGATTTAAAACAGCGCGGTTTGCTTGAGGATACGCTGGTGATGTGGGGCGGAGAATTTGGCCGTACGCCCACGGTGGAGCTGCCCAAGGCCGGATCAAATGCGGGAAAAATCAACGGGCGCGATCACAATCATCACGGGTTCAGTATGTGGTTGGCCGGCGGCGGCGTGCGCGGCGGGATGGCATATGGTGCCACCGATGAATTTGGATTTAAGGCGGTGGAAAATGAAATGCACGTTCACGACCTGCACGCGACGATTTTGCACTTAATGGGGTTTGACCACGAGCGATTGACCTTTCGCCACGCGGGGCGCGACTTTCGGCTCACTGATGTGCACGGCAACGTGGCGCATGAGATTATTTCCTGA
- a CDS encoding PQQ-dependent sugar dehydrogenase, with the protein MKRLPGTQDLLAYADHREEKGSISKLWVFRDTPKATIQVESLSLTNRLIYGFCFHPKFEQNGFVFLHTNGPRRGEGSKAKNCLVSRWTMDRKTHRINPASRKVIIKWNSNGHDGGGVVFGKDGMLYLTTGDGTSDSDENLTGQRIDLLLAKLLRIDVDRPTGERAYGIPPDNPFLKTPKAAPETWALGFRNPWRLTCDERTGAIWVGENGQDHWESVKRVERGANYGWSLYEGSHPFYLERKLGPGKLTKPTFEHHHRESRSLTGGIVYYGNILPKLNGAYIYGDYSTGKIWAGKHDGTQVTWHAEIADTSFGITGFATDTRGNLLVIDDHSGFHRLKPNPAVGRRSNFPRALSQTGLFSKTAKHETAPGVIAYSINVPHWTDGATATHHFALPGNGQLRFGGNRGWQGPDGTVLMQTLAREGKRIETRLLIKQENEWLGYSYEWNKAQTDATLVANEGADRALANGKQWRIPSRAECMMCHGRAAGFVLSLTELQLNRQHDYGKFKANQIQVLGKSGLVSGVRAENYGSDGKSVQKRFANPYDAKADRTARVRAYWQVNCATCHVNAGGGNAQMLLSHHLALDATKTLGAEPVHNRYGLGDKARIIAPGDPAHSVMLQRVIRSDLGRMPPVGATGPDPQWIQLLAKWIAEQKPIK; encoded by the coding sequence ATGAAGCGTTTGCCGGGCACCCAAGATTTGTTGGCCTACGCGGATCATCGTGAGGAGAAGGGTTCGATTTCTAAATTGTGGGTATTTCGCGACACGCCAAAGGCGACAATTCAAGTTGAGAGTTTGTCGCTCACAAACCGGCTTATTTATGGGTTTTGTTTTCACCCAAAATTCGAGCAGAACGGGTTTGTGTTTTTGCACACCAACGGTCCTCGCCGTGGTGAGGGGAGCAAGGCCAAGAATTGCCTCGTGTCGCGCTGGACGATGGATCGCAAAACACATCGTATTAATCCTGCATCACGGAAGGTGATTATCAAATGGAATTCGAACGGGCACGACGGTGGCGGTGTGGTTTTTGGTAAGGATGGAATGCTTTACCTGACCACCGGTGATGGCACCAGTGATTCGGACGAAAACCTCACCGGCCAGCGCATCGACTTGTTGCTGGCCAAGCTGTTGCGCATCGATGTGGATCGCCCGACGGGCGAGCGCGCGTATGGCATACCGCCGGACAATCCTTTTTTGAAAACGCCCAAGGCCGCGCCGGAAACCTGGGCACTTGGTTTTCGCAATCCATGGCGATTAACTTGTGACGAGCGCACCGGCGCGATTTGGGTTGGGGAGAACGGGCAGGATCACTGGGAGAGTGTGAAGCGCGTGGAGCGCGGCGCCAATTATGGCTGGAGTTTGTACGAGGGAAGCCACCCGTTTTATCTCGAGCGCAAGCTTGGCCCCGGTAAACTCACCAAGCCGACCTTTGAGCATCACCATCGCGAATCCCGATCGCTTACCGGCGGCATCGTTTATTACGGCAACATTTTGCCCAAGCTCAACGGCGCTTATATCTACGGCGATTACTCGACTGGGAAAATCTGGGCCGGCAAACACGACGGCACCCAAGTGACGTGGCACGCAGAAATTGCTGACACCTCATTTGGCATCACCGGGTTTGCCACAGATACGCGCGGCAACTTGCTTGTCATCGACGATCACTCCGGATTCCATCGCCTCAAACCCAATCCCGCCGTGGGACGCCGCAGCAATTTCCCGCGCGCACTCAGCCAAACTGGATTATTCAGCAAAACCGCCAAACACGAAACCGCACCCGGCGTGATCGCTTATTCCATCAACGTGCCGCACTGGACCGATGGTGCGACGGCCACTCATCATTTTGCGCTGCCGGGCAATGGGCAACTGCGATTCGGGGGCAATCGCGGTTGGCAGGGGCCCGATGGGACGGTGTTGATGCAAACGCTTGCGCGCGAGGGGAAACGCATCGAGACGCGTTTGTTGATCAAACAAGAAAACGAGTGGCTCGGATACAGTTATGAATGGAATAAAGCTCAAACCGATGCCACGCTCGTGGCAAATGAAGGTGCGGACCGCGCGCTGGCTAATGGCAAACAGTGGCGCATCCCGAGCCGCGCCGAGTGCATGATGTGCCACGGACGCGCGGCGGGATTTGTGTTGAGTCTCACAGAATTGCAGCTCAATCGGCAGCACGATTACGGCAAATTTAAGGCCAACCAAATTCAGGTTTTGGGAAAGTCCGGTTTGGTCAGCGGAGTTCGCGCTGAAAATTATGGTTCGGATGGAAAGTCCGTCCAAAAACGTTTCGCAAATCCGTACGATGCAAAAGCCGATCGCACCGCGCGGGTGCGTGCGTATTGGCAGGTGAACTGCGCGACGTGTCACGTAAACGCCGGCGGCGGCAACGCTCAAATGTTACTCAGCCATCATCTGGCGTTGGACGCCACCAAAACTCTGGGCGCGGAACCGGTGCACAACCGCTATGGTTTAGGCGACAAAGCGCGCATCATTGCCCCGGGGGATCCCGCTCATTCGGTGATGCTTCAGCGCGTCATTCGCTCCGACCTCGGCCGGATGCCACCCGTCGGCGCAACGGGGCCCGATCCGCAATGGATTCAATTACTTGCCAAATGGATTGCCGAACAAAAACCAATCAAATGA
- a CDS encoding ATP-binding cassette domain-containing protein, giving the protein MDVIQLRKVSKSFGDLSAVDDLSLSVPRGCIYGFIGPNGSGKTTTLRMLMSILRPDTGAVEILGELNPPAAKDSVGYLPEERGLYKKMNVRRLLRYYGKLKNAGPQLDARIDEWLERMALTDWAEKLVETLSKGMAQKVQFLSTIIAEPEIIILDEPFSGLDPVNLEVLREAVVTLRKNGATIIFSTHDMAVAERMCDRILMIYKGHKVLDGTQEEIQTEYGQDTLRIRTTAGAAALKSLDGVEDVRDHGQLQEVRFTGDTQQLLHKLLALTEVHHFEQTRPSLHDIFVRIAKPEPDEEETP; this is encoded by the coding sequence GTGGATGTCATTCAACTACGGAAGGTAAGTAAATCGTTTGGCGATTTAAGCGCGGTGGATGACCTTTCGCTGTCCGTGCCCCGCGGGTGCATCTACGGCTTCATCGGCCCCAATGGTTCCGGAAAAACCACCACCCTGCGAATGTTGATGAGTATTCTCCGGCCGGACACCGGTGCGGTGGAGATCCTCGGTGAACTCAATCCGCCCGCAGCCAAGGATTCTGTGGGTTACCTCCCTGAGGAACGCGGCCTCTACAAAAAAATGAACGTGCGCCGCCTGTTGCGCTATTACGGCAAACTCAAAAACGCCGGCCCGCAATTGGACGCCCGCATCGACGAATGGCTTGAGCGCATGGCCCTCACCGATTGGGCGGAAAAATTAGTCGAAACCCTCTCCAAAGGCATGGCACAAAAAGTGCAATTCCTTTCCACCATCATCGCCGAGCCAGAAATTATCATCCTCGATGAACCCTTCTCCGGACTCGACCCCGTAAACCTCGAGGTGCTCCGCGAAGCGGTGGTGACCCTTCGCAAAAACGGCGCCACCATCATCTTCAGCACCCACGACATGGCCGTAGCCGAGCGCATGTGCGACCGTATCCTCATGATTTATAAAGGACACAAAGTGCTCGACGGCACACAGGAAGAAATCCAAACCGAGTACGGGCAGGACACCCTCCGCATCCGCACCACCGCCGGCGCGGCCGCGCTCAAGAGCTTGGACGGGGTGGAAGACGTACGGGATCACGGCCAGTTGCAGGAGGTGCGCTTCACCGGCGACACCCAACAACTCCTTCACAAACTGCTCGCCCTCACTGAAGTGCACCACTTCGAACAAACCCGCCCTTCCCTGCACGACATTTTTGTACGCATTGCCAAGCCCGAACCGGATGAGGAGGAAACGCCATGA